In a genomic window of Leptospira andrefontaineae:
- a CDS encoding PAS domain S-box protein, with the protein MRSSILIIEDKEEEYKWIRTLLGGIESFTPNCTRASDFQEALDKTKTEFFDVILFQFNSRKSLEVLEKSQILLPFIVISENQESKEVLKNSKINFADILPKQNLSSDLLDRSLRLVLQVRTTEENLNLLKIGIERSKDIFLITEASPIDEPGPKIVYVNGAFERLTGYKREEVLGKTPRILQGPKTDRAVLDRIRKAISETKPCFEEIINYDKDGREYWIEMDIFPIVNEQGIVTHLMGIERDITERRNTEERIRHSQKMEAVGQLAGGMAHDFNNLLNVILANLDLLEMKLKDSEDLMKRVRSAQDAIQRGVEINKRLLAFSRKQALNPESCDVNRVLKDFAPILDRIRTEKIEIEYEIADEKTICDIEKTGLENAVLNLALNARDAMPEGGKIFISTGFVHNGDTKGPKFSGLEAKDYFLVTVTDTGTGMDDLTKARIFDPFFSTKGGGKGTGLGLTMVYGFVKQSNGFLKVITAPEYGSSFLIFLPVHEQDRSEQVPSTKKKTLVMEENRETAELACVYLRELGYEPHVSSDMKRLAKFFSGDPEISFVLLDLQLAVSKGIDLKKELERFGSGKIIATSSSRGESLELPNTVPLVRKPYTKTLLKEAVRNIGEILP; encoded by the coding sequence ATGCGATCCAGTATTTTAATCATAGAAGATAAGGAAGAAGAATACAAATGGATCCGAACTCTATTAGGAGGCATCGAATCATTTACTCCTAACTGCACTCGAGCCTCGGATTTTCAAGAGGCCTTGGATAAGACCAAGACTGAATTTTTTGACGTTATACTATTCCAATTTAACTCCCGAAAAAGTTTAGAAGTATTGGAGAAGTCCCAGATACTTCTCCCCTTCATTGTAATCTCAGAAAACCAGGAAAGTAAGGAAGTCCTTAAAAATTCTAAGATCAATTTCGCAGATATCTTGCCTAAACAAAACTTGAGCTCCGATCTTTTGGATCGCTCCTTACGTCTTGTACTACAAGTAAGAACAACGGAAGAAAACCTGAATCTTCTTAAGATTGGGATAGAAAGATCCAAAGATATTTTTTTGATCACGGAAGCTTCTCCTATAGATGAACCTGGACCGAAGATCGTATATGTGAACGGTGCATTTGAAAGACTAACGGGTTATAAAAGAGAAGAAGTATTAGGAAAAACTCCTAGAATTCTGCAAGGTCCTAAAACGGATAGGGCGGTTCTTGATCGTATCCGAAAGGCAATCTCGGAAACCAAACCCTGTTTCGAAGAGATCATCAATTACGATAAAGACGGAAGAGAATATTGGATTGAGATGGATATCTTTCCTATAGTGAATGAGCAAGGTATTGTCACTCACTTAATGGGAATAGAAAGAGACATTACAGAAAGACGAAATACGGAAGAGAGGATCAGGCATTCTCAAAAGATGGAAGCAGTGGGACAACTCGCTGGAGGAATGGCTCATGACTTTAATAATTTATTAAATGTAATATTAGCAAATCTAGATCTTCTCGAAATGAAGTTGAAAGATTCCGAAGATCTGATGAAAAGAGTTCGGTCAGCACAGGATGCAATCCAAAGAGGGGTCGAGATCAATAAAAGACTTCTTGCTTTTTCTAGAAAGCAGGCTTTGAATCCTGAGTCATGCGACGTAAACCGTGTATTAAAGGATTTCGCTCCTATTCTGGATCGTATCAGGACCGAAAAAATAGAAATAGAATACGAGATAGCAGACGAGAAGACGATTTGCGACATAGAAAAGACCGGACTAGAGAACGCTGTACTTAATCTTGCTTTAAATGCAAGGGATGCCATGCCTGAGGGTGGTAAAATATTTATTTCCACCGGATTTGTGCATAACGGAGATACGAAGGGTCCTAAATTTTCCGGTTTGGAAGCAAAGGATTATTTTTTAGTCACTGTTACTGACACTGGGACAGGAATGGACGATCTCACTAAGGCTCGCATTTTTGATCCATTTTTTTCGACCAAGGGTGGAGGGAAAGGAACCGGTTTGGGATTGACCATGGTTTACGGTTTTGTAAAACAATCGAACGGTTTTTTGAAAGTTATCACAGCGCCGGAATATGGTTCCAGTTTTCTAATATTCTTGCCGGTACATGAGCAGGATAGAAGTGAACAAGTTCCCTCGACCAAAAAGAAAACTTTGGTAATGGAAGAGAATCGAGAAACTGCTGAATTGGCCTGTGTATACTTAAGAGAATTGGGTTACGAGCCGCATGTGAGTTCGGATATGAAACGATTGGCAAAATTTTTCTCAGGCGATCCAGAAATCTCTTTCGTATTGTTGGACCTCCAACTTGCTGTTTCTAAGGGGATAGATCTAAAAAAAGAACTGGAAAGATTTGGTTCAGGGAAAATAATCGCTACCTCTTCGAGTCGGGGAGAAAGTTTAGAACTTCCTAATACTGTCCCTCTGGTCCGAAAGCCTTATACAAAGACCCTATTGAAAGAAGCGGTTCGCAATATCGGAGAAATTCTTCCATGA